In the Populus trichocarpa isolate Nisqually-1 chromosome 1, P.trichocarpa_v4.1, whole genome shotgun sequence genome, one interval contains:
- the LOC7467676 gene encoding class I heat shock protein produces the protein MSLISQLCVDEIFDPFLSMINKCPVLNTPTDWKETPDAHIFVSDLPGLKKEEVTVEVVDEGKVLQISGDRKNEEISEDNKTDKWHHVERCRGKFLRRFRLPGNAKSDEVKASMDNGVLVVTVPKQEVKKPEKKVIEIEEIKG, from the coding sequence ATGTCACTCATTTCCCAGCTTTGTGTTGATGAGATTTTTGACCCCTTCCTTTCAATGATCAACAAATGTCCTGTCCTTAACACCCCAACAGATTGGAAAGAGACCCCAGATGCTCATATATTCGTATCCGATCTTCCAGgactaaagaaagaagaagtgacgGTAGAAGTGGTAGATGAAGGGAAGGTGCTTCAAATAAGCGGAGACAGGAAAAATGAGGAAATTAGCGAGGATAACAAAACTGATAAGTGGCACCATGTTGAGCGTTGCCGTGGTAAGTTCCTTAGGAGGTTTAGGCTACCAGGAAATGCAAAGTCTGATGAAGTAAAGGCGTCTATGGATAATGGAGTGCTTGTAGTGACTGTTCCTAAACAGGAAGTCAAGAAGCCAGAGAAGAAGGTGATTGAGATTGAGGAAATAAAGGGTTGA
- the LOC18095336 gene encoding LOW QUALITY PROTEIN: L10-interacting MYB domain-containing protein (The sequence of the model RefSeq protein was modified relative to this genomic sequence to represent the inferred CDS: deleted 1 base in 1 codon) yields MDGSDTHDKASWSKAMLHTFCDICITAIERGKRPNTHFDKAGWKFIIQSFKDQTGLSLSKSQLKNKWDGIKKDWRVWKKLITETGVGWSSELGTISATDEWWQSKIQEMRGAKKFRHVGIEPSLCAKYDIMFTNIVATREYAWTPSQGFLSDEDNVAAGMRNTTNEDTNMEEGSGDSEDDAIPDFNRDVSNMVGGSNVANSSSNPSSSKRKSTHQTTPQLQKKKRGTGMGAVLVARLDKIIETVSMPRGITAPCRDKKGCSIEEVIEELHSIDGVAFGSALHTFATKFFCARSKREMWAAMGCIDRKMSLLKIMFDQHRQA; encoded by the exons ATGGATGGGTCTGACACACATGATAAAGCTTCTTGGAGTAAGGCAATGTTGCACACGTTTTGCGACATTTGCATTACAGCTATTGAGAGAGGCAAGAGACCAAACACACATTTTGATAAAGCTGGCTGGAAATTTATCATACAGTCGTTCAAAGATCAGACAGGCCTTTCATTATCAAAATCTCAGcttaaaaacaaatgggatgggATTAAAAAGGACTGGAGGgtatggaaaaaattaataactgaAACTGGAGTTGGTTGGTCTTCTGAACTTGGGACCATCTCAGCAACTGATGAATGGTGGCAATCAAAAATTCAG GAAATGAGAGGAGCAAAGAAGTTTAGGCATGTCGGCATAGAGCCCTCGTTGTGTGCCAAGTACGATATCATGTTTACTAACATAGTGGCCACGAGAGAATATGCTTGGACTCCCTCACAAGGATTTTTATCAGATGAAGATAATGTGGCGGCTGGAATGAGAAATACAACCAATGAGGATACTAACATGGAAGAAGGAAGTGGCGACTCTGAAGATGATGCAATCCCTGATTTCAATCGGGATGTTAGCAACATGGTTGGTGGAAGCAATGTCGCAAACAGTAGCAGCAACCCCAGCAGTTCAAAGAGAAAGAGTACACATCAGACTACTCCTCaattgcaaaaaaagaaaaggggaactGGAATGGGAGCAGTGCTAGTTGCACGTCTGGATAAAATTATTGAGACTGTCTCCATGCCTAGAGGGATCACAGCTCCTTGTAGAGAT AAAAAAGGTTGTAGCATTGAAGAGGTAATTGAAGAACTGCACTCTATTGATGGAGTTGCCTTTGGTAGTGCATTGCATACCTTTGCAACTAAATTCTTCTGTGCGAGGAGCAAGAGGGAGATGTGGGCTGCAATGGGTTGTATTGACAGAAAAATGTCATTGttgaaaataatgtttgacCAACACAGACAAGCTTAG
- the LOC7456192 gene encoding uncharacterized protein LOC7456192 codes for MDSHWFSTLFEGDYDDVLNNVADYVNYGHSSVNDGDCSGNYSSDNDDNDDDNDDSDEEDELFWEREFDEQKLILCTAALGASNREVQERFQHSGETISRYFSEVLRSVCSLATDLIQPADSGFVNTPREIVNNPRYMPHFKNCVGAIDGTHVRSCVSFEKQIPFIGRKGKYYLVDSGYPNEYGFLGPYRGQRYHLQEFRRRGQPQTREEIFNRMHSSLRCVIERTFGVWKKRWRILQNMSAYNYKAQVRIVVASMAIHNYIRRTSMQDVAFMEFDRHPDFVPDDFLPDVASLSQSQGHQRSSRMDYRKILIRRHKVSSDHQIRVFGYRKGALFSLSVSSPSSKIKPRGGENMCSKSSLTRQRKKAAKEEARVLIPARKTRSKTRKPKYLSLKLELSPKTKTPQKSKTQMTHSKQLKNLFPLHPENIVQQYKDMHEHDQVAFLLETASTDDTSTTLQGLLDTTTSEDGPLSCYIEIDQERCDHGRASLLERTAMKCKERDLSDERWVSYWEVVEKKEQEEVSSSSCNGVADTPGKTLQAQDDNKNGLVGLKLDYQEILNAWSDKGPLYIEGESPQTVPDIYDGSNQLMDEWGSLWRVPDMCGSKTKEGKEIWKSGQREASVLRYKEKRQNRLFAKRIRYEVRKLNAEKRPRLKGRFVKRSWEM; via the exons ATGGATTCGCACTGGTTTTCAACACTTTTTGAAGGGGATTATGATGACGTACTGAATAACGTTGCCGATTATGTTAATTATGGTCATTCTTCTGTAAACGATGGAGATTGTAGTGGTAATTACAGTTCTGATAATGACGACAACGACGACGACAATGATGATTCAGATGAAGAAGATGAGTTGTTTTGGGAAAGGGAGTTCGATGAGCAGAAATTGATTTTATGCACGGCAG CTTTGGGTGCTTCCAACAGGGAAGTTCAGGAGAGATTCCAACATTCAGGAGAAACAATTAGCAGGTACTTTAGTGAGGTTCTTAGATCAGTTTGTTCGCTCGCTACAGATTTAATTCAACCTGCAGATTCCGGGTTCGTAAACACACCGAGGGAAATTGTGAACAATCCGAGGTATATGCCACATTTCAAG AATTGTGTAGGAGCTATTGACGGTACACATGTCCGTTCATGTGTTTCTTTTGAAAAGCAAATCCCATTTATCGGCCGAAAAG gGAAATACTACTTGGTTGATTCGGGATATCCTAATGAATATGGATTTTTAGGTCCATATAGAGGTCAGAGATATCATTTGCAAGAATTTAGGAGGCGAGGACAACCACAAACTCGTGAAGAAATTTTCAACCGTATGCACTCTTCATTACGTTGTGTGATAGAACGAACATTTGGAGTTTGGAAAAAAAGATGGCGAATCCTACAGAATATGTCGGCCTATAATTACAAGGCACAAGTTAGAATTGTTGTCGCATCCATGGCAATtcataattacattagaagAACTTCAATGCAAGATGTGGCATTTATGGAGTTCGATCGCCATCCTGATTTTGTACCCGATGATTTTCTACCTGATGTGGCTTCACTTTCACAAAGTCAAGGACACCAAAGGTCTTCACGAATGGATTAC AGAAAAATCCTCATTAGGCGCCACAAGGTGTCAAGTGATCATCAAATCAGAGTCTTTGGCTACAGGAAAGGTGCCCTCTTTTCTCTTAGCGTTTCTTCTCCAAGCTCAAAGATTAAACCAAGGGGAGGAGAAAATATGTGCAGCAAAAGCAGCCTTActagacaaagaaaaaaagcagcaaaagaagaagcaagagtACTAATCCCAGCACGAAAAACCAGAAGTAAAACAAGAAAGCCTAAATATCTCTCTCTTAAACTTGAGCTATCTCCCAAAACAAAAACCCCACAGAAATCCAAAACCCAAATGACCCACAGCAAACAACTGAAAAATCTATTCCCTCTCCATCCAGAAAATATCGTCCAACAATACAAAGACATGCATGAGCATGATCAAGTtgcctttctcttggaaacagCCAGTACTGACGATACCTCCACCACTCTCCAAGGCCTCCTTGACACCACCACCTCAGAGGATGGCCCACTTAGCTGCTATATTGAGATTGATCAAGAGAGATGTGATCATGGGCGAGCCAGCTTGCTGGAAAGGACAGCAATGAAGTGTAAAGAGAGAGACTTGAGTGATGAGAGGTGGGTGAGTTACTGGGAGGTGGTGGAGAAGAAAGAGCAAGAAGAGGTGAGCAGCTCTTCTTGTAATGGTGTTGCTGATACGCCGGGGAAGACGCTGCAGGCTCAAGATGATAACAAAAATGGTTTGGTTGGCCTGAAGCTCGATTATCAAGAGATATTAAATGCTTGGTCTGATAAAGGCCCTCTTTACATCGAAGGAGAGTCCCCACAAACTGTTCCAGATATCTATGACGGTTCCAAT CAATTAATGGACGAGTGGGGGAGTTTATGGAGGGTGCCAGACATGTGTGGCTCGAAAACGAAGGAAGGGAAAGAGATTTGGAAGTCGGGGCAAAGAGAGGCAAGTGTGTTAAGGTACAAGGAGAAGAGACAGAACAGGCTTTTTGCTAAGAGAATTCGTTATGAAGTTCGGAAGCTCAACGCAGAGAAACGTCCCAGGTTGAAG GGTCGATTTGTGAAGAGAAGCTgggaaatgtaa
- the LOC7467677 gene encoding BAG family molecular chaperone regulator 2 codes for MIKLRSKRFCRGSFKLGGNGGGGGNTAVKGNERGSCGGTNNGEIKWELRPGGMLVQKRESGESVGELITVRVSTVSQWHDISIEATSTFEELKMVLSLVTSLEPKEQRLLFKGKERDNSEYLHMVGVRDKDKVLLLEDPAIKERKLHGLAGGQAIGTPCRTISV; via the exons ATGATCAAGCTGAGGTCAAAGAGGTTTTGCAGAGGCAGCTTTAAACTTGGTGGTAATGGTGGCGGTGGAGGCAACACTGCTGtcaaaggaaatgaaagagggTCCTGTGGAGGCACTAATAATGGTGAAATCAAATGGGAGCTTAGGCCTGGTGGCATGCTTGTTCAAAAGAGAGAAAGTGGAGAGAGTGTTGGAGAGTTAATCACAGTGAGGGTCTCAACTGTTTCACAATGGCATGACATCTCCATTGAAGCAACTTCAACCTTCG AGGAATTGAAGATGGTATTGTCATTGGTAACTAGCTTGGAGCCAAAAGAACAAAGGCTACTGTTCAAAGGAAAGGAGAGAGACAACAGTGAATACTTACACATGGTTGGGGTTAGAGACAAGGACAAGGTGCTCTTGTTGGAAGATCCAGCTATCAAGGAAAGGAAGCTTCATGGCTTGGCAGGAGGCCAAGCCATTGGGACTCCTTGTCGTACCATAAGTGTATAA